From a region of the Mercurialis annua linkage group LG1-X, ddMerAnnu1.2, whole genome shotgun sequence genome:
- the LOC126664819 gene encoding probable NAD(P)H dehydrogenase (quinone) FQR1-like 1 has product MAATKIYVVYYSMYGHVAKLAEEIKKGAASVEGVEVKLWQVEETLSEDVLVKMGAPSKTDVPIITPNELAEADGVLFGFPTRFGMMSAQFKAFMDATGGLWRTQALAGKPAGIFYSTGSQGGGQETTPLTAITQLVHHGMVFVPIGYTFGAGMFEMEKVKGGSPYGAGTYAGDGSRQPTDLELEQAFHQGKYFAGIAKKFKGSA; this is encoded by the exons ATGGCCGCAACTAAAATCTACGTTGT TTACTATTCTATGTATGGACATGTCGCAAAGCTAGCCGAAGAGATCAAGAAAGGAGCTGCATCTGTGGAAGGAGTGGAAGTGAAACTATGGCAG GTAGAAGAAACACTGTCAGAAGACGTTCTTGTGAAAATGGGTGCTCCTTCAAAAACCGACGTACCTATAATTACACCTAATGAACTCGCTGAGGCTGATGGAGTGCTTTTCGGCTTCCCTACTAGATTTGGAATGATGTCTGCTCAATTTAAAGCATTTATGGATGCAACTGGAGGTCTATGGAGAACACAAGCACTTGCAGGCAAGCCTGCAGGAATCTTTTACAGCACTGGTTCTCAGGGAGGTGGACAGGAGACCACTCC ATTGACTGCAATTACGCAGTTGGTTCACCACGGAATGGTGTTTGTACCGATTGGATACACATTTGGAGCTGGTATGTTTGAAATGGAGAAAGTGAAGGGTGGCAGCCCTTACGGTGCAGGAACCTACGCCGGGGATGGCTCGAGACAGCCGACTGACTTAGAGCTTGAGCAAGCTTTTCACCAGGGCAAATACTTCGCCGGCATTGCAAAGAAGTTCAAGGGAAGTGCTTGA